The genome window TCCTGTGTCGCCTGCAACTGCTGTTGGATGTTCTTGATGTCGTCTTCCAATTGCTTCAGTCGTGAGTATCTAATCTCGGCAACACGTTCATAATTACCCTCACGCTCGGCGCGGTCAGCCTCATACTTGAGCTGTTCTATCTCCTGCTTGTCCTGCTGAATCTTATTTACCAGTCCACGCTCACCTTCCCATTTAGCACGGAAGCCATGTTCCTGCTCCTTGAGTTCGGCAATCTCCTTGTCAAGTTGTGTGATTTTTTCCGTATCATTCTCACGCTTGATAGCCTCCCGCTCAATCTCAAGCTGCTTCAATCTGCGACTGATTTCATCCAGTTCCTCTGGTACAGAGTCACGCTCCATCCGCAGCTTTGCAGCAGCCTCATCCATCAGGTCGATAGCCTTGTCAGGCAGGAAACGGTCTGAGATATAACGCTCAGACAGCTTGACTGCTGCAATACAGGCATCGTCTTGGATACGTACCTTGTGATGATTCTCATACCGTTCCTTCAATCCACGGAGGATAGAGATGGCATCCAGCTCGTCAGGTTCATCCACCATGACAGTCTGGAAACGGCGTTCCAGTGCCTTGTCTTTCTCGAAGTACTTCTGATATTCGTTCAGAGTTGTCGCACCGATAGCTCTCAATTCTCCACGTGCCAATGCTGGCTTTAGGATATTAGCTGCATCCATTGCACCCTCACCACCGCCTGCTCCGACCAGTGTATGGATCTCATCAATGAAGAGAATGATGTTGCCATCAGCCTGCATTACTTCTTTGATAACGCTCTTCAGACGCTCCTCAAACTCACCTTTATACTTAGCTCCAGCGAGCAAGGCACCCATATCTAATGAATAGAGCTGCTTATGCTTCAGGTTTTCTGGTACATCACCACGGACGATTCGTTCTGCCAGTCCCTCAACAATGGCAGTCTTACCTGTACCCGGCTCACCAATAAGAATAGGGTTGTTCTTTGTGCGACGGGAGAGAATCTGCAATACCCGACGGATTTCCTCATCACGACCAATCACGGGGTCGAGCTTTCCGGCACGTGCATCTTCTACAAGATTGCGTGCGTATTTCTGTAGCGACTGATAGTTTTCGTCACCACTCTGCGTCTGCACCTTCTGTCCCTGTCTGAGGTCATTGATGGAAGCTGTCATTTCCTTCTCTGTACACCCCGCATCTTTCAGAATACGGCTTGCTGTTGAGTTCACGGCAAGCAAGGCGAGCAGCATCGGTTCGACGCTGACGAATTCGTCACCCATCTTCTGTGAAATCTCCATAGTGCGCTGTATCACCTGGTTGGTGTCTGACGAGAGGTAAGGCTCACCTCCCGAAACTTTCGGCAGGTGTCCCATCTCATTTTGAACAGCATTCTCTACAGCCACTGTGTTCACGCCCAGTTTTTGGAAGACGTAGTTTGTAACGTCCTTTCCTTTATCCATTACACCTGCGAGTATGTGCAATGGCTCAATGGTTTGCTGTCCGTTACGCTGTGCAATGTTTATCGCACTCTGAACAGCCTCTTGTGCTTTGATTGTAAATTTCTCAAATGTCATCGTATAATCTCCTTTCTTTAGTTCCTTTTTCTTGATAGTAGGGTTGGGAACTTATTGTTAATTTTATTTCTATAGGCTATATTTCAAACCTTGTGCCTATAGTATGTTGGTGACAAAGTGGCATCTGTTGTGGACAGAATGGCAGTCTTTGCCTTCATGGAAAGGAGGGGTGGGAGACGTAGGAAAATAGTTTTCTACGCTCAGCTCTTTTGCTGTTTTAGGTAGATAAACTCACTGACATAGATGCTAATGCCCCAAAGAATGTAGAAAATTCTTTCATAAGGCATATTCGATTGTTGCATCCAAAGATAAATGTAGTAGAGTAAGGATAAGGAGGAAGTAGCTAAAAAGATGTATTTTCGTTTCTTGTTTCCTCCGAATATTGAGGATGAAATTATAAAACTAATAACATAGAGCAAGGTGCTATAAAGGTATAGTATACCTGTTCCCACATCGTGACCATTCCTGAAGATAATTTGTACAAAACTTACTCCAAGGATATAGATTACAGTGAAAACAGATATTGATACAGCTTTATTCATGTGTCTGATTGAGCCTTATTGTTCAAATTCTCCTTCATATAGTTGTGAAGAAGGTGGGTAAACTCATAGTTCTTCAGTCCCCACTTTGGAGCGATGAGAAGGTCAGGAGGACTCTGGCTGACGAAACGTTCGAGCACAAGGTCGGGGCGAAGAAGGCGGATGTATGCAGCAATGAGCTTGATATACTCTTCAACTGTATAAAGATGAAAGGGATTCTCAGCGTACATCTTTGCAAGACGGGTACCACGGATAATCTGCAGCTGATGGATCTTCAGCGTTGTTAGTGGAAGAGAAGAGATGATTGGTGCTTGTCTTAGGCTCTCTTCGGCATCTTCACCAGGTAGTCCGAGGATGATATGTGCACCAACACGTATGCCACGTCGGGCAGTCTCCTCAATAGTCTTGCGAGCACAAGCAAAGTCATGCCCACGATTGACGAGTCGTAGCGTTTCATCATTGCAGGTTTCAACACCATATTCAACGATGAGAAAGGTGCGGCGGTTGAGTTCTTCAAAGTAGTCTAAGAGGTCGTCATTGATGCAGTCGGGACGTGTACCAATCACGAGTCCGACGACATCTTCCACGGCAAGTGCCTCTTCATAGAGTTTCTTGACGTGGTCGTTTGTGCCGTATGTGTTGGTATAGGCTTGAAAATAAGCAAGATATTTCATCTCAGGGTATTTCCCAGAGAAGAATCGTTTGCCGTCTTCAAGCTGTTGAGTTACGCTTTTCCCATTATCACAATAGGCAGGATTAAAGGTTTGATTATTGCAGTAGATGCAACCACCACGCCCTATTCTTCCGTCTCGGTTAGGACAGGTAAAGCCTGCGTTGACCGATATTTTCTGTACTTTATAGGGGAATTGGGAGCGGAGCCATTTCCCGAAGTCGCAATAATATTGTTCCATTCTTTTGCAAATATACAGAATATTTTATATTTTTGTGCTGTTAAAACTTGAATTTATGAAACGAATATTACTTATGTGTGCAACAGTGCTGACCGCACTTCAGTTGATGGCTGGAGAGCCCATCTCTTTGAAAGACATCACCAATGGCGTTTTTGCAGCTAAGCGTATCTCGGGTGTTAATCCTCTTGAGGGAACTTCGGAGTATGCACAGATTTCGGCTGACAGGCGGCAGGTAGTTAAGTATTCCTTTAAGACGGGTAGTCCTACAGGAGTTATCTTTGACCTTGCTGATGCTAAAGGCGAACAATTAAGTTCATTTGATGATTATCGGATTTCGACTGATGGAAGTCGACTGTTGTTGCAGACGAATACAAACCGTATCTATCGTCGCTCGTTCACAGCAGACTTCTATCTTTATGATGTGAAGACCAAACAGTTGACGAAGCTGTCCAAAGCAGGTGCGGAACAGATACCTACCTTCTCGCCGGATGGCAGGCAGATTGCTTATGTCCATCAGAATAATATTTACATTACAGATGGTGAGAATACAAAGCAGGTTACTACGGACGGTGAGTTCAATAAAGTAATCAACGGTTTGCCTGACTGGGTGAACGAAGAGGAGTTCGGCTTTAACAATGCTCTTGCCTGGAGCGCAGACAGCAAGACGCTGAGCTGGATAAGGTATGACGAGAGTGAGGTAAAAACTTTCACTCTGCAGTTTTATAAAGGCTCTCATCCTACGTTGGAAAAGTTTGATACTTATCCCGGAGATTACAGCTATAAGTATCCGAAGGCAGGTGAAGCAAACTCAAAGGTGAGTGCGTGGTCTTATAATTTGACAGATGGTGCGGTGCGTAAGTATGACTTGCCATTGGCTGCTGATGGTTATATCCCACGCGTCAAGACTACTTTTGATGCGAACAGAATTATCCTTTATACAATGAATCGTCATCAGGATGAGTTGAACCTCTATGCTGCTAATCCGCTTACGGGTGCTTGTAAGTTGCTGATTAAGGAGAGTGTGTCTAAGTATGTCAAGGAAGAAGCGATGGAAGGTATAAGTATTATGAAGGACTATATCCTTTTGCCTTCAGACCGTGACGGCTATATGCACCTCTATCTATACAATAAGGATGGAAAATTTTTACGTCAGATTGATAAAGGAAACTATGACGTGACTGATATTTACGGATATGATGAGAAGACCGGTAATACTTACTTTCAGGCTGCAGCCCGCAAACCGGTGCAGCGTGAGATATATGTTGCTGACAAGAAGGGTAAGCTGACTTGTCTTTCTGCTCGTGCTGGTTGGAATGTGGCTTCGTTCTCTGGTGATTACAAATACTTCCTCAACACGTGGAGTGACAGCAATCATCCGTACGTCTATGCCATTTATGACAACAAGGGAAAGGAGGTGCGTGAGGTCCTTAATAATGATGAACTGCAGTCAAAGATGGCGAAGTATGGTAACGGTGGTGTTGAGTTCTTCACGTTTACAACCTCTGAAGGTGTGAAGCTCAATGGCTGGATGGTGAAGCCGGCTGACTTTGATGCAACCAAGAAGTATCCTGTTATTATGCACCAGTATAGCGGTCCGGGCAGTCAGCAGGTGGTTGACAACTGGAGCGTTGGTTCAATGGGTACAGGTGGAATGTATGATTACTACCTGGCTCAGAAGGGTTATATCGTTGTTACTGTAGATGGAAGAGGAACCGGTGCACGTGGAGCAGAGTTCGAGAAGTGTACTTATCTGAAACTTGGTGATCTTGAGTCGAAAGATCAGGTTGAGGCAGCTTTGTGGCTGGGTAAGCAGAGTTATGTCGATGCTTCACGTATCGGAATCTGGGGATGGAGCTTCGGTGGCTTCAATACCTTGATGAGTATGAGCGAAGGTCGTAATGCATTCAAGGCTGGTGTTGCTATTGCCCCACCGACTGACTGGCGTTTCTATGATACAGTCTATACCGAACGTTATATGCGTACACCACAGGAGAATGCTACAGGTTATGCTATCAACCCGATTAACCGTGCCGGGAAACTACACGGCAAGTTGTTGATTTGTCACGGTACGGTGGACGATAACGTTCATCCACAGAACGCCTTTGAATATTCAGAAGCATTGGTTCAGGCAGATAAGGATTTCAAGGAGAATCTTTACACCAACCGTAATCACGGAATCTATGGTGGAAATACACGTCATCATCTGTTGAGACAGGTTGCTGAATGGTTTATGGAGAACTTGTAATATGCTGTTCTGAACTGTATATAAAGAACTCGGGCGCTGAACTATCATGTTCAGTGCCCGAGTTTTGATTTTATAGGTTTCTTCCTGTTTTATTCTTTCTTTTCTTTTTTGCTTCAATAGAAAGAATACGGGGAGAGGAGTTGGTTGATAATCCCAAGTCGGTTCATTAAATCACAGCATACATCGAATCTTATTAATTTTTACTAGTGTCTGACAACCCTTTTCCCATATACTTTATTCATTAGTGTCCTAATTATATATTGTTGTAATGACCTTAATAAACTTCTCTTCCCATTTCCTACCGATGTGTTGTTGCCCATCACACATGGTGTTGTTGGTAAACACGTATGGTGCTGTTGGTAAACACACATGGTGTTGTGTGCTTAATACGTGACAATGCGTTACTGGAATAGAAGCATCTTGTTGATAGAAAAGAGTTGTGTTACTGGATATCAATAAATTAAAAGAGTTTCCGTATGGGAAAGTATATTGTTTGTAGTTATGTCAGACAGTAATAATAAAGAAAAAATCGGACACTGATCATGTTAATCCTGTATCCGATTTTTTATATCTAATTCTCCTAAACGTGCTCTTTATCCGAAGAGACGCTTAAAGAAACACTTTTTTTAGGCTTTTCTTCTGTTGTAAAACTCTCCGTTTGTGTAGAGCTTGTTGTTCCAAATGCCTCTGTTTGGGTAGAACTTGTTTCTTCAGTGATAATCTCCTTTTCAGTAGTTGAGTTCTCTTTTGGTATATCTTCTCCCTCGATGATGCCGGCAACACCCCATTGAACAGCAAGCGTTTTGGCATCTTCACGGGCAGTGTTCTCATCAATCTCATACTGTTCACAGATTAATTCCACAAGATTGTCAACTGTAAAGGAATCCATCTTCTGCACCTCTTCCCACAGATATGCAGAGCTTTCATTCATAGATATAATATTGCTGAAGTCGATGTTTTCGTCTCCTTCAGCAACGATGATATGTTCTCCGCATACTTCACGGAGGTTAAAACCATTTTTTACTTTCATTCTTATTGGTTGTTTGTTTTATAGTCAAAGTAGTATTGGTGGATCTAAATCGGACCGAAGAGCGGAATCCATAGACGCCGATAGACACCGAGAAGGTATCTGCGGATAGGGAGAAGTCGCATCCAAAAGAAACTGTACAGCTTCCATTTCCGCCCGTCAGTACGGTCTATTTGTGTCCGTCCCTTACGGTAGAATCCGATTACACTTCCTACTATGTCCTCTTTTTTACAGTGTTCAACGGCAAGGTTACCGTCACCCCGTAATGTTACGTTGTCGCCTTCTATCCTGTCAATACGGTGAAGAACATAGTGGTGTGGGGCTATCTCTGCCAGGACAGGGTCGCCTGCTTTCACCGTTGTTGGCTTTCTTAGCAGCGCCTTGTCACGGTCGTTTTCCAGAAAAGGACGCATGGAATAACCACGAAGACGCAGCGTGACGGTATGCCCTTCTTTCAGCATCTTGACAACTTCAGGCAGGAAGTCAGCATTGGCAAACTGAACTTCAGAAGTAGTAAGGATGGTTTTTGACATAAGTCTTATTTTTGTAAGTCGTGTCCTTTCGTTACGGCTTGATAGCATACTTCAGCCGCTTCCTGGTTGGGTAAGCAGTGTAAAGTGAATATTCTGCCTGTCTCCACAATCTTTGTTATTGTATCACAGATGCCGTTGTAAATCTCCGAATCCCATTTCATGCTGGAGCAAGAGGGCAGGAGAGAGGCAAAGGCAGAGATAGGGTTTAGTTTCTCAACCGAGTTTTCTGTTGCACGGTCAATACGTGTGATAGCCCCTAAGCGTGCCTTTACATTACGGTAGCATGGTGTCTTACCACTCCATGGGCTGCCATAAATCCACGCTTCGTTGTCAATGATTCTCACAATAGGATTGTCATCATTCATGAGGTCACTGCCCGGAATATAACGTAGCCACATGCTGACCTGTGTAGACTTGCCTGTCCCACTCTTTGCGATGAAGGCATATCCATAGTCGTTGTTACGAACGAGAGAAGCATGAATCAGCAATGTTTTCTTGTGTGCACCGGCAAAGGCAAAGATGAGCATCAGTGCATTGTTAAGTCCGAAAGTGCGCATGTTCATGTTGCCGTTGAGTGCACATCGACAGTCAGAGAAGTCTTTGTTGCTCTGTACCAGGCAGCAGTCGGCACCGTTAATGTCCTTGATGACATACTGATAGCTGCCGTCATCCACACGATCAACAATCGTATCACCATTCCCTGTGTCAAAAGCCCGGATACGCTGCCTTCTTTCCTTGGGGATAGGTTGAAGCGTATCGTCGACAGTCAGTCGGAAAAAGAGTTTGTCTGAAACCTCGCTGACTCTGAAAGGTTCAAAGGAGGGTAACAGGTGCATTCCATTGACGTTTGTGTCACGGAAGATAATCTGTAGGTCAAAGTCAGCTACTCTAAAGTTATTTATTTCCATCTTTTGCTGCTTGTGCTTTCTTCGACTTTACCACTGTTTTTTTACTTACTTGTGGTTCTGTGTATGAAGTAATATCGTCCGGCTTAATTGTATTGTAGCTGAACTGATTCTCAGAAACAGGCTTGATAAAGTATTTCTTCTTGGCTTTCTCGTACCTGTTCTTTAGTTTCACATATTTCTTCATTGCACTCTTCTCGTTTTCTGCAAACATAGTAATACAGGTCGGATAGCTTACCAGACCATTGCTCTGCAGATAAGAACGAAGCTGATAAGAGTAATCCTCACGGTTGGCAAGGAAGTGTGTGCGGTCGTCTACAAGGTAAGCATCAACCTTCTGTATATTAGTCATATAGACCGTTGAGTCGTTGAAAGAAGCTGCAAAGCCGAACATGTAGACCTTTGCGGGCTTGTATCCTTTTGCGTTGCTGTTATTTACCCATCCCAGCAGAAGTGCTGTGATAATTAATACCTGGCGAAGTTTCATCATTTATTATAAATATCTTAACTGTGTTAATGTTATTGTCCTAAGTAAGCCTTCAATACCTTACTGTTGGTTTGTTGGCGCAGACGTCGAATAGCCTTTTCCTTTATCTGTCTTACCCGTTCACGCGTAAGGTTGTATTTACTGCCTATTTCCTCCAGCGTCATTTCACGTTGGTTGATTCCGAAGTAAGCCTCTATCACTTTCTTTTCCCTGTCTTCAAGAATTTGTAAGGCTCGTCCAATCTCCTCACGCAGACTCTCTTCAACCAGTCTCCTGTCAGTAGAGGGAGTGTTGTCATTGGGAATGACATCAAGTAGGCTGCTTTGTTCGTCATCATAGAACGGGGCATCTACTGATACATGGCGTGAGTTGACTTTCATTGCGTCAACAATCTTTTCTTCTGGGATGTCAGTGTTCTGTGCAATCTCGTCAATGCTTGGGCGACGCTCATTCTCCTGCTCGAACTGGTTTAATACCTTGTTGATTTTGTTGACAGAACTGACCTGGTTCAGCGGCAGGCGGATGATGCGGCTCTGTTCTGCGATAGCTTGCAGGATACTCTGCCTAATCCACCATACAGCGTATGATATGAACTTGAAGCCACGGGTTTCATCAAACTTTTCTGCAGCCTTGATCAATCCTAAGTTACCCTCGTTGATAAGGTCGGGCAGGGACAGTCCCTGGTTCTGATACTGCTTTGCGACTGAGACAACGAAACGCAGATTGGCTTTTGTCAGGCGTTCTAAAGCCTTTCGGTCACCTTTCCGTATTCGTTGAGCAAGTTCTACTTCCTCTTCAATACTAATCATTTCTTCGTGACCGATTTCTTGCAGATACTTGTCGAGAGAGGCACTCTCCCGATTTGTAATCGATTTTGTGATTTTCAATTGTCTCATGTGCGTGGCATTATGTAAAGTGACGGCAAATTTACACAAATTCAATGAGTTGAACAAATAAAAAGGTGAAAAAGTAGCCTTGGGGATATACTGATTTTAAGTTTCTTATTAAGTTTTTAGAGTACAGTCTGTTTACTGCCAACCAGCCGTCAGATATTTGCACAAGTATTAGCAATCGCAGGTAATGATGTTGCCAAGATTTGGTATAATGAATCTCTCTTCCCGTTTTTTAGGTTCTTCCGTTAAATGCGTAGATTGGAAACAGAATAAAGGCTTATACATCTGCATGGTATGACTATCCAAAATCAGACGGTCTCACAAAAAGGGATAAAGCACAAGATAAAAATGCAGAAAAGGCAAACAGACACCATGTCTTTCCGCCTTCAACAAACAACTTATTCCCATATCAACCAATGTTTGTAAACTATTTTCATGCAATTCAAAACCAATACATGGTCTATTGGCTTCTAAAAGACGCCCAATTGACTTGCAATAGATGCCCTTTTGAGGTCTAACTAACGCCCTTTTGAAGTCCAATTAAGCACCTTTTCTTGCACTGCTTTATAACCAACTGATTTACTGTTGGTTGCAAACTTGCTTTTTACACGTATTTTTGCCTTTATCTGTAGGTGTTTTATCCGAAATTATGTCATGATTTTTCAATCTGTTGCCTGCTGTTTCAAAGTATTGATATGAAAAGGTTTTCTGCATCGGAAGACAATAATAAAGTAGGTAGCCAAGACCGTCTTGGCTATGTTTATATTTAATAAATAACTTCGGCTCATCCGTTAAAGCTATACGAAAAACATCCACGCATTTAACGGATAAACCTTTTTATGCACCAGTTTCAAGGCTGTGTGTGAATAGATGTAGTGTAAATCTAAAAAATACAATATTAGGGAATAATTAAAGGTTTTTGTTTATCTTTGTTCCATTATTCACAATTTTAAAAGAAATCGCTTATGAAAGTATTTTCCTTATGTATGTTCATTGCCGTTCCTTATATGTTGGGTGTATCATCGGCAATGGCACAGTTTAATATCAAGAAAACAGTCAGTGGTACTGCAGTTTAACCTTAAACAGAACGTTAATATGAAAAAGAAAACAACGGCAATCATCGTGATGATGTTGTGTCTTACTGCACAGTATGCAGAGGCCTTTAAGATAACTGCCAAGAAAGCTCCTGTACCTGAAAGTGATGATAATACAACACTTTGGTTTATTCTTGCTTTTGGTGGAGTGATCCTTTTGATATTCTTATACAATAATTGGTCCAAGATCAAGTCATTCTTCAGTTTTATTAGTGGTAGTTTCCGTGTGGATAAAAGCACTGACTTGAGTGAAGAACAGCAGCGTAAAATCCTTCTTAGTGGTGTTTTTTCAGCTCAGAAGGGAGCTTTTATGAATGTTGTCAAGACAGGGATAGACAGGGGTGACCGGCAGGGTATCTTTGTAAAGGGTTGGGGAATAACGGATAAGGGGTCTGCATTAGATAAACTTGAGTATCTGAAGTTGAAAGGCACACGTCGTTACTTCCGCCAAGTGGTGGAGTCTCTGAAACTTAAGAACAAGCAGGATATCAAACAATATATATCCTCTTCCTTTGAAGAAGAGGAAGATATGTGTAACTGTTGGGAGCAGGTTCAATTAGCCTTTGAGTCTATAGGACCACTGCTTAAAGAAGGAATGATAAAAGATGAGGCGGATTTTGCACGCATAGGAGCAGATGCCTGGGATGCCGGCAGACTTGTTTTCATGGCAAGATTGTGTCGTGAGCATGATTATATTGATGATGAAACAATGTGGAAATACATTGATTCGGCAGACGAAATAGCCCATCATTCGCTCACATCCTGGGAAGATTTTGGAAAGAGTTACATCATCGGGCGTTGTCTGTGGTGTGGTACTGCCAACTATTTTGAGGTGATGGCTGGACATGCTAAGCGTATGTACTCAAAGGCAGAGAGTCCTTGGAAGAGTTTTTCCTTTTGAAAGTAAAGTCGTTTTAGGAATATACTGATGAAAGATAACAATAGTATCAAAGATGAAAAGTATTATGAAGAAAAAAGCATTGATTTGCATGGCACTGATGTTGTGCATGGTTGCACAAGAGGCAATGGCATTAAGAATTCGTATTAAAGTTCCTTCAGGTTCATCTGGTGATGAAAACGGTGTGGTTAATTGGATTATTTTTGCAGTTGTTGCTGTGATTATTTTGGTTGGAGCATATTACTATCTGGGCGAATTTAAAACCACTTTACGCTTGGTTTTTGGTGGAATGCGTGTGGATAGTAAGACGACATTGAGCAAGGACCAGCAGCGTAAGATTCTTTTGAGTGCTCCCTATTCTGTCCAAAGCAAGTTGCTGATGAACAGTGTTAAGACAGGAATGCAGAAGGAAGAACGCTATTTTACTCTGAGTAAAGAGTGGGATATATGGAATCATGAAACAGCTACCCGTGTTCTGAACGAACAGAAGGTAGCTGGAGTAAACCGCTACTTCGAGCACATTGCTGAGGCTTTCAAGCTCAAAGAGCAGCAGGCTGTACAGCAGTATCTTGACAACACCTTTGTACTTAAAGAGGATGCACAGGCATGTGGAAAGCAGATAGAGTATGCTTTTAAGGAAGTTGGCAATTTGGTTAAGTTGGGAATCATAAGGGATGATGCTGACTTTGTCCGTATCGGTGCAGCTGCCTGGGATGCTTCCCGCTTGGTTTATTTGGCAAGATTGTGCTTTGAATCAAAGTATATCAGTGAAGAGGAGATGTGGCAGTTTGTAGATGCAGCAGATGAAATGGCACATAAGTCAATTACTTCCTGGGAAGATTATGGTAAGAGTTATCTGATTGGATGCGTTCTTTGGGGCGGTGGACGGCTCCAGGTTAAGATGCAGTCGCGTGAAATCAAGAAGTTGACGGATAACCCAAAGAGTCTCTGGAATAGCATCCCATTTGCTAAGTAAGGCGTCTTGTTGAGAAAGATTGATAACATTGCAGGTTCTGATAACATCTCCCTTGATGTGTTTTCTCTCCGTCAGACAGGCTGTTCTGGCCTTCTTATTGGTGAGCATGACGAACTGTCCGACTGAAAGGGGTGGCAAAAAGATGCTTCGTTAAAGAGGAAAATAGAATGAGCTGACTGCTTTCTTGAATTGAATCTTTCAGCATGGGTTCAAGAATCTGCCATATAATAACCCCCATCCTTGCACTGACAGGCAAAGGATGGGGGATTTTATGCGTCAGCTTTTCAGCTGGAAATTACCTGATGTTAGTCCGCAAGAGGTACAGCGAAGTAAGCCTTTTTGCCAGTAGGGTAGAT of Prevotella fusca JCM 17724 contains these proteins:
- the clpB gene encoding ATP-dependent chaperone ClpB; this encodes MTFEKFTIKAQEAVQSAINIAQRNGQQTIEPLHILAGVMDKGKDVTNYVFQKLGVNTVAVENAVQNEMGHLPKVSGGEPYLSSDTNQVIQRTMEISQKMGDEFVSVEPMLLALLAVNSTASRILKDAGCTEKEMTASINDLRQGQKVQTQSGDENYQSLQKYARNLVEDARAGKLDPVIGRDEEIRRVLQILSRRTKNNPILIGEPGTGKTAIVEGLAERIVRGDVPENLKHKQLYSLDMGALLAGAKYKGEFEERLKSVIKEVMQADGNIILFIDEIHTLVGAGGGEGAMDAANILKPALARGELRAIGATTLNEYQKYFEKDKALERRFQTVMVDEPDELDAISILRGLKERYENHHKVRIQDDACIAAVKLSERYISDRFLPDKAIDLMDEAAAKLRMERDSVPEELDEISRRLKQLEIEREAIKRENDTEKITQLDKEIAELKEQEHGFRAKWEGERGLVNKIQQDKQEIEQLKYEADRAEREGNYERVAEIRYSRLKQLEDDIKNIQQQLQATQDGQAMVREEVTSDDIAEVVSRWTGIPVTRMLQSEKDKLLHLEDELHKRVIGQDEAITAVADAVRRSRAGLQDPKKPIASFIFLGTTGTGKTELAKALADYLFNDESMMTRIDMSEYQEKFCVTRLIGAPPGYVGYDEGGQLTEAVRRKPYSVVLFDEIEKAHPDVFNILLQVLDDGHLTDNKGRTVNFKNTIIIMTSNLGSQYIQQQFEHLNDANREEVIDKTKLEVMDMLKKTIRPEFLNRIDETIMFLPLTKEQIGGVVRLQLERVKEMLTPQGIELQWTDPAINYLSEVGYDPEFGARPVKRAIQRYVLNDLSKSLLAGTVNRDKPVIIDSFGDGLVFRN
- a CDS encoding TIGR01212 family radical SAM protein (This family includes YhcC from E. coli K-12, an uncharacterized radical SAM protein.); this encodes MEQYYCDFGKWLRSQFPYKVQKISVNAGFTCPNRDGRIGRGGCIYCNNQTFNPAYCDNGKSVTQQLEDGKRFFSGKYPEMKYLAYFQAYTNTYGTNDHVKKLYEEALAVEDVVGLVIGTRPDCINDDLLDYFEELNRRTFLIVEYGVETCNDETLRLVNRGHDFACARKTIEETARRGIRVGAHIILGLPGEDAEESLRQAPIISSLPLTTLKIHQLQIIRGTRLAKMYAENPFHLYTVEEYIKLIAAYIRLLRPDLVLERFVSQSPPDLLIAPKWGLKNYEFTHLLHNYMKENLNNKAQSDT
- a CDS encoding S9 family peptidase, which translates into the protein MKRILLMCATVLTALQLMAGEPISLKDITNGVFAAKRISGVNPLEGTSEYAQISADRRQVVKYSFKTGSPTGVIFDLADAKGEQLSSFDDYRISTDGSRLLLQTNTNRIYRRSFTADFYLYDVKTKQLTKLSKAGAEQIPTFSPDGRQIAYVHQNNIYITDGENTKQVTTDGEFNKVINGLPDWVNEEEFGFNNALAWSADSKTLSWIRYDESEVKTFTLQFYKGSHPTLEKFDTYPGDYSYKYPKAGEANSKVSAWSYNLTDGAVRKYDLPLAADGYIPRVKTTFDANRIILYTMNRHQDELNLYAANPLTGACKLLIKESVSKYVKEEAMEGISIMKDYILLPSDRDGYMHLYLYNKDGKFLRQIDKGNYDVTDIYGYDEKTGNTYFQAAARKPVQREIYVADKKGKLTCLSARAGWNVASFSGDYKYFLNTWSDSNHPYVYAIYDNKGKEVREVLNNDELQSKMAKYGNGGVEFFTFTTSEGVKLNGWMVKPADFDATKKYPVIMHQYSGPGSQQVVDNWSVGSMGTGGMYDYYLAQKGYIVVTVDGRGTGARGAEFEKCTYLKLGDLESKDQVEAALWLGKQSYVDASRIGIWGWSFGGFNTLMSMSEGRNAFKAGVAIAPPTDWRFYDTVYTERYMRTPQENATGYAINPINRAGKLHGKLLICHGTVDDNVHPQNAFEYSEALVQADKDFKENLYTNRNHGIYGGNTRHHLLRQVAEWFMENL
- a CDS encoding PqqD family protein; this encodes MKVKNGFNLREVCGEHIIVAEGDENIDFSNIISMNESSAYLWEEVQKMDSFTVDNLVELICEQYEIDENTAREDAKTLAVQWGVAGIIEGEDIPKENSTTEKEIITEETSSTQTEAFGTTSSTQTESFTTEEKPKKSVSLSVSSDKEHV
- a CDS encoding S24/S26 family peptidase, whose product is MSKTILTTSEVQFANADFLPEVVKMLKEGHTVTLRLRGYSMRPFLENDRDKALLRKPTTVKAGDPVLAEIAPHHYVLHRIDRIEGDNVTLRGDGNLAVEHCKKEDIVGSVIGFYRKGRTQIDRTDGRKWKLYSFFWMRLLPIRRYLLGVYRRLWIPLFGPI
- a CDS encoding sigma-70 family RNA polymerase sigma factor, with amino-acid sequence MRQLKITKSITNRESASLDKYLQEIGHEEMISIEEEVELAQRIRKGDRKALERLTKANLRFVVSVAKQYQNQGLSLPDLINEGNLGLIKAAEKFDETRGFKFISYAVWWIRQSILQAIAEQSRIIRLPLNQVSSVNKINKVLNQFEQENERRPSIDEIAQNTDIPEEKIVDAMKVNSRHVSVDAPFYDDEQSSLLDVIPNDNTPSTDRRLVEESLREEIGRALQILEDREKKVIEAYFGINQREMTLEEIGSKYNLTRERVRQIKEKAIRRLRQQTNSKVLKAYLGQ
- a CDS encoding DUF1266 domain-containing protein — translated: MKKKTTAIIVMMLCLTAQYAEAFKITAKKAPVPESDDNTTLWFILAFGGVILLIFLYNNWSKIKSFFSFISGSFRVDKSTDLSEEQQRKILLSGVFSAQKGAFMNVVKTGIDRGDRQGIFVKGWGITDKGSALDKLEYLKLKGTRRYFRQVVESLKLKNKQDIKQYISSSFEEEEDMCNCWEQVQLAFESIGPLLKEGMIKDEADFARIGADAWDAGRLVFMARLCREHDYIDDETMWKYIDSADEIAHHSLTSWEDFGKSYIIGRCLWCGTANYFEVMAGHAKRMYSKAESPWKSFSF
- a CDS encoding DUF1266 domain-containing protein; this encodes MKKKALICMALMLCMVAQEAMALRIRIKVPSGSSGDENGVVNWIIFAVVAVIILVGAYYYLGEFKTTLRLVFGGMRVDSKTTLSKDQQRKILLSAPYSVQSKLLMNSVKTGMQKEERYFTLSKEWDIWNHETATRVLNEQKVAGVNRYFEHIAEAFKLKEQQAVQQYLDNTFVLKEDAQACGKQIEYAFKEVGNLVKLGIIRDDADFVRIGAAAWDASRLVYLARLCFESKYISEEEMWQFVDAADEMAHKSITSWEDYGKSYLIGCVLWGGGRLQVKMQSREIKKLTDNPKSLWNSIPFAK